A region of Apus apus isolate bApuApu2 chromosome 14, bApuApu2.pri.cur, whole genome shotgun sequence DNA encodes the following proteins:
- the SMCR8 gene encoding guanine nucleotide exchange protein SMCR8 — MISAPDVVAFTREEELEDELCSQPPLPEEYSVPLFPFASPGANPWAKVASSKFTRDFILISEFSEQVGPQPLLTIPDDAKVSGTFDLNYFSLRIMSVDYQASFVGHPPGSAYPKLNFVEDSKVVLGDSKEGAFAYVHHLTLYDLEARGFVRPFCMAYISADEHKIMQQFQELSAEFSKASECLKTGNRKAFANELEKKLKDLDYTRTVLHNETEIQKKANDKGYYTTQAIEKANELASVEKSIIEHQDLLKQIRSYPYRKLKESDFHPYEPESVLDQADTSCDQGPATSDLPEPGETPLFAHLPSYTPKLIKAKSAKCFDKKLKTLEELCDIYFFTQTLDQLHQIERTFRGDVCYLLTDQISRALLKQQSVTNFLFEDVSFLDEKPPEKQSRGCQGLSQDAVDRKCLEESSAPKVVISLGSYKSSVESVPIKMEQEIEDSQEPQTTGSVALEQQDNLDYLDADIKGSISSGESIEVLGTEKPTSGLTKSESQASLPVSPSPQGGRSKVGSRRTVSEDSIEVLSTCPSEALIPEDFKASYPSAINEEPYVDGEEGGLRFTPKLNLDDADEQEDVLNQENLVQVDSACCIGKESPSFLEPLPALGQKPCEEDGVVRIPPQPYRAEPGLHGGFPSHDGISGGLLPYEFDSHYLTGNREVSKSSLDECSDSTSYISSAASTCSDRTPSPAHLARQASERHKKKAGQNALRFIRQYPFAHPAIFSLLSGRTLVVLGEEEAIVKKLVTALSIFVPNCGVDAKPVKHWVASPLHLVDFQKWKLIGLQRVVSPAGVNVLHSLSRYSRYLSILDADSKTLRCPLYKGTLVSRLADHRTQIKRGSTYYMHVQSILTQLCSKAFLFTFCHHLHLPISEREPEESVVNRRMNFLKLQLGLANEDVKIVQYLAELLKLQYIQEPDQGVNPLLRFDYVPSFLYKI, encoded by the exons ATGATCAGCGCCCCTGACGTGGTGGCCTTCACCagagaggaggagctggaggatgaGCTGTGCAGCCAGCCGCCCCTGCCCGAGGAGTACTCGGTGCCGCTCTTCCCCTTTGCCAGCCCCGGTGCCAACCCCTGGGCCAAGGTCGCCAGCTCCAAGTTCACCCGGGACTTCATCCTCATCTCCGAGTTCTCGGAGCAAGTGGGGCCTCAGCCCCTCCTGACCATCCCCGACGATGCCAAAGTGTCGGGCACTTTCGATCtcaattatttttcccttcgGATCATGTCTGTGGATTACCAGGCCTCCTTCGTGGGGCACCCTCCCGGCTCTGCCTACCCCAAGCTGAACTTTGTGGAGGATTCCAAAGTGGTGCTGGGGGACTCCAAGGAAGGGGCCTTTGCCTACGTCCACCACTTGACTCTCTATGACCTCGAAGCCCGGGGCTTCGTGAGGCCCTTCTGCATGGCCTACATCTCTGCTGATGAGCACAAAATCATGCAGCAGTTCCAGGAACTCTCCGCTGAGTTTTCCAAAGCCTCCGAATGCCTAAAGACAGGGAACAGGAAAGCTTTTGCTAAtgaactggaaaagaaactgaaagatcTGGACTACACCAGGACTGTCCTGCACAATGAAACCGAGATTCAGAAGAAAGCCAACGACAAAGGGTATTACACAACCCAAGCCATTGAGAAGGCCAACGAGCTGGCCAGCGTGGAGAAGTCAATCATTGAGCACCAAGATCTGCTGAAACAAATCCGGTCGTATCCCTACAGGAAGTTAAAGGAGTCTGACTTCCACCCCTACGAGCCAGAGTCTGTGCTGGATCAGGCTGACACCAGCTGTGACCAGGGCCCAGCTACCTCCGACCTCCCCGAGCCTGGTGAAACGCCCCTCTTTGCCCACCTGCCATCCTACACCCCCAAGCTCATCAAAGCCAAATCTGCCAAATGCTTTGACAAGAAGCTGAAGACGCTGGAGGAGCTctgtgatatttattttttcactcaaACCCTTGACCAGTTGCATCAGATCGAGAGGACTTTCAGAGGTGATGTCTGCTACCTCCTGACCGACCAGATCAGCAGGGCCCTCTTGAAGCAACAAAGTGTCACTAACTTCCTCTTTGAGGATGTGTCTTTTCTGGACGAAAAACCAcctgaaaaacagagcagaggcTGCCAGGGGCTCAGTCAAGATGCTGTTGATAGAAAATGTTTGGAAGAGTCCTCTGCTCCTAAAGTGGTCATCAGCCTGGGATCCTACAAGTCCAGCGTGGAGAGCGTGCCCATCAAGATGGAGCAGGAAATAGAGGACTCCCAAGAGCCCCAAACGACCGGGTCGGTCGCTTTGGAACAGCAGGACAACCTGGACTATCTCGACGCGGATATTAAAGGCAGCATCAGCAGCGGCGAGAGCATCGAGGTTCTGGGGACGGAGAAACCCACCTCTGGGCTGACGAAATCGGAGAGCCAGGCCAGCCTCCCTgtcagccccagcccccagggGGGCCGCAGCAAGGTGGGCAGCCGACGGACCGTCAGCGAGGACAGCATCGAGGTTCTCAGCACCTGTCCCTCCGAGGCGCTCATCCCGGAGGATTTCAAAGCCAGCTACCCAAGTGCCATTAACGAGGAACCTTACGTGGATGGTGAAGAGGGAGGCCTTCGTTTCACCCCCAAACTAAACCTGGACGACGCCGACGAGCAGGAAGATGTTTTGAACCAGGAGAACTTGGTGCAGGTCGATTCCGCCTGTTGTATCGGGAAGGAGAGTCCCAGTTTCCTGGAGCCTCTGCCTGCGCTGGGACAGAAGCCCTGTGAGGAGGATGGGGTGGTGAGGATCCCCCCGCAGCCGTACCGGGCCGAGCCGGGGCTGCACGGAGGTTTCCCCTCCCATGATGGCATCTCGGGGGGCCTCCTTCCTTACGAGTTCGACTCGCACTACCTGACAGGCAACAGGGAGGTCAGCAAGAGCAGCCTGGACGAGTGCTCTGATTCCACCAGCTACATCAGCAGTGCTGCCTCCACCTGCTCTGACCGGACCCCTTCTCCTGCCCACCTCGCCCGCCAGGCGAGCGAGAGGCACAAGAAGAAGGCGGGGCAGAACGCGCTGCGGTTCATCCGGCAGTACCCCTTCGCCCACCCTGCCATCTTCTCCCTGCTCAGTGGCAGGACCCTGGTTGtgctgggggaagaggaagCCATAGTCAAGAAGCTGGTGACGGCGCTCTCCATCTTCGTGCCCAACTGCGGCGTGGACGCCAAGCCCGTCAAGCACTGGGTCGCTTCCCCTCTGCACCTCGTGGATTTCCAGAAGTGGAAGCTGATTGGACTCCAGAG GGTGGTGTCCCCTGCCGGGGTGAACGTGCTGCACTCCCTCAGCCGGTACAGCCGGTACCTCAGCATCCTGGACGCTGACAGCAAGACCTTGCGCTGCCCGCTCTACAAGGGCACCCTGGTGTCCCGGCTGGCCGACCACCGCACCCAGATCAAACGGGGAAGCACCTACTATATGCACGTCCAAAGTATCCTCACCCAGCTGTGTTCAAAAGCCTTCCTCTTCACCTTCTGCCATCATTTGCACCTTCCCATCAGCGAAAGGGAACCGGAGGAATCCGTTGTGAATCGCAGGATGAACTTTCTGAAGCTTCAGCTGGGCCTTGCCAACGAAGATGTCAAGATTGTTCAGTATTTAGctgagctgctgaagctgcagtACATTCAGGAACCCGACCAGGGGGTGAACCCTCTGCTCAGATTTGACTATGTTCCCAGCTTTTTGTACAAAATCTAG
- the FLII gene encoding protein flightless-1 homolog — translation MAATGVLPFVRGVDLSGNDFKGGYFPEHVKAMTSLRWLKLNRTGLCYLPEELAALQKLEHLSVSHNSLTTLHGELSSLPCLRAIVARANQLKNSGVPDDIFQLDDLSVLDLSYNQLTECPRELENAKNMLVLNLGHNSIETIPNQLFINLTDLLYLDLSNNKLESLPPQMRRLVHLQTLILNHNPLLHAQLRQLPAMTALQTLHLRNTQRTQSNLPTSLEGLVNLADVDLSCNNLSRVPECLYTLGSLRRLNLSSNEITELSLCIDQWTQLETLNLSRNQLTSLPSAICKLTKLKKMYLNSNKLDFDGIPSGIGKLVNLEEFMAANNNLELIPESLCRCSKLRKLVLNKNRLVTLPEAIHFLTDVEILDVRENPNLVMPPKPVDRTSEWYNIDFSLQNQLRLAGASPATVAAAGAGGGTKDPLARKMRLRRRKDSSQDDQAKQVLKGMSDVAQEKNKKIEESGEAKAPDLKTRRWDQGLEKPQLDYSEFFSEDVGQLPGLCVWQIENFVPTLVDEAFHGKFYEADCYIVLKTFLDENGSLNWEIYYWIGQEATLDKKACSAIHAVNLRNYLGAECRSIREEMGDESDEFLQVFDNDISYIEGGTASGFFTVEDTQYVTRLYRVYGKKNVKLEPVALKGTSLDPRFVFLLDHGLNLFVWRGSQATLSSTTKARLFAEKINKNERKGKAEITLLTQGQETPDFWEVLGGQPEEIRPCVPDDFQPHKPKLYKVGLGLGYLELPQINYKLSVEHKKSLKADLMPEMRLLQSLLDTKSVYILDCWSDVFIWIGRKSPRLVRAAALKLSQELCGMLHRPKHAMVTRNLEGTECQVFKSKFKNWDDVLRVDYTRNAETVLQEGGLAGKVHKDAEKKDQMKADLTALFLPRQPPMPLSEAEQLMEEWNEDLDGMEGFVLEGKKFARLPEEEFGHFHTHDCYVFLCRYWVPVEYEEEEEKKKKGEGKGEEGEEEEEEKQPEEDFQCIVYFWQGREASNMGWLTFTFSLQKKFESLFPGKLEVVRMTQQQENPKFLSHFKRRFVIHRGKRKDRASPPQPSLYHIRTNGGALCTRCIQINTDAGLLNSEFCFILKVPFESTDNQGIVYTWVGRAADPDEAKLAEDIMNQMFDDSYSKQVINEGEEPENFFWVGIGSQKPYDEDAEYMKHSRLFRCSNEKGYFSVSEKCSDFCQDDLADDDIMLLDNGREVYMWVGTQTSQVEIKLSLKACQVYIQHMRSKDPARPRKLRLVRKGNEPWPFTRCFHAWSVFRKPPA, via the exons ATGGCGGCCACCGGGGTCCTGCCCTTCGTCCGCGGCGTCGATCTCAGCGGCAACGACTTCAAG GGCGGGTACTTCCCGGAGCACGTGAAGGCGATGACCAGCCTGCGCTGGCTGAAGCTGAACCGCACGGGGCTCTGCTACCTGCCCGAGGAGCTGGCTGCCCTCCAGAAGCTG GAACACCTTTCCGTGAGTCACAACAGCCTCACCACACTCCATGGCgagctctccagcctgccctgcctccgG GCAATTGTGGCTCGTGCAAACCAGCTGAAGAACTCAGGAGTCCCTGATGATATCTTCCAACTGGACGATCTCTCAGTGCTG GACCTGAGCTACAACCAGCTCACAGAGTGTCCCCGGGAACTGGAGAATGCCAAGAACATGCTGGTCCTCAACCTCGGCCACAACAG CATCGAGACCATCCCCAACCAGCTCTTCATCAACCTGACGGACCTGCTCTACCTCGACCTGAGCAACAACAAGCTGGAGAGCCTCCCCCCACAGATGAGACGCCTGGTCCACCTCCAGACCCTCATCCTCAACCACAACCCCCTCCTGCACGCACAGCTCCG gcagctcccagcaaTGACAGCCCTGCAGACCCTCCACCTCAGGAACACCCAGCGCACCCAGAGCAACCTGCCCACCAGCCTTGAGGGCCTGGTGAACCTAGCAG ACGTGGACCTGTCCTGCAACAACCTGAGTCGTGTCCCCGAGTGCCTTtacaccctgggcagcctgcgGCGCCTCAACCTCAGCAGCAACGAGATCACAGAGCTGTCCCTCTGCATCGACCAGTGGACCCAGCTGGAGACCCTCAACCTGTCCCGCAACCAGCTCACCTCCTTGCCT tcGGCCATCTGCAAGCTGACCAAGCTGAAGAAGATGTACCTGAACTCCAACAAGCTCGACTTTGACGGGATCCCTTCAGGCATTGGCAAGCTTGTCAACCTTGAGGAGTTCATGGCAGCCAACAACAACCTGGAGCTCATCCCTGAAAGCCTGTGCAG GTGCTCCAAGCTGAGGAAGCTGGTGCTGAACAAGAACCGCCTGGTGACGCTTCCAGAGGCCATCCACTTCCTGACAGATGTGGAG ATCCTGGACGTGCGTGAGAACCCGAACCTGGTGATGCCCCCGAAGCCGGTGGATCGGACGTCAGAGTGGTACAACATCGACTTCTCCCTGCAGAACCAGCTCCGTCTGGCCGGAGCCTCCCCGGCCACCGTGGCGGCCGCTGGGGCAG gagGTGGCACCAAGGACCCTCTGGCCCGCAAGATGCGGCTCCGGCGGCGCAAGGACTCTTCCCAGGATGACCAGGCCAAGCAGGTGCTGAAGGGGATGTCAGATGTGGCtcaggaaaagaacaagaagaTAGAG gagAGCGGGGAGGCAAAAGCACCAGACCTGAAGACACGCCGCTGGGACCAGGGCCTGGAGAAGCCACAGCTGGACTACTCGGAGTTCTTCAGTGAGGATGTGGGACAGCTGCCCGGCCTCTGCGTCTGGCAGATCGAGAACTTCGTGCCCACGCTGGTGGACGAGGCTTTCCATGGCAAGTTCTACGAGGCTGACTGCTACATCGTGCTCAAG ACCTTCCTGGATGAGAATGGCTCCCTCAACTGGGAGATCTACTACTGGATCGGGCAGGAGGCCACGCTGGACAAGAAAGCCTGCTCCGCCATCCACGCCGTCAACCTCCGCAACTACCTGGGGGCCGAGTGCCGCAGCATCCGCGAGGAGATGGGGGACGAGAGTGACGAGTTCCTCCAG GTCTTTGACAATGACATCTCCTACATCGAGGGTGGCACAGCCAGTGGCTTCTTCACCGTTGAGGACACACAGTATGTCACCAG GCTGTACCGTGTCTATGGGAAGAAGAATGTCAAGCTGGAGCCAGTGGCACTGAAAGGGACATCATTGGACCCCCG GTTTGTCTTCCTCCTGGACCACGGCCTGAACCTCTTTGTGTGGCGTGGGAGCCAGGCCACATTGAGCAGCACCACCAAGGCCAG GCTCTTTGCTGAGAAGATCAACAAGAACGAGCGGAAGGGCAAGGCAGAGATCACACTGCTCACCCAGGGCCAGGAGACCCCCGATttctgggaggtgctggggggaCAGCCCGAGGAGATCCGACCCTGTGTCCCTGACGACTTCCAGCCCCACAAGCCCAAGCTGTACAAG GTCGGCCTGGGCCTGGGCTACCTGGAGTTGCCCCAGATCAACTACAAGCTCTCAGTGGAGCACAAGAAGAGTCTGAAGGCTGATCTGATGCCAGAGATGCGCCTG ctgcagagcctgctggACACCAAGAGCGTGTACATCCTGGACTGCTGGTCCGACGTCTTCATCTGGATCGGGAGGAAGTCGCCGCGGCTGGTGCGGGCGGCGGCGCTGAAGCTGAGCCAGGAGCTGTGCGGGATGCTGCACCGGCCCAAGCACGCCATGGTCACCAGGAACCTGGAGGGCACCGAGTGCCAG GTGTTCAAGTCCAAGTTCAAGAACTGGGACGACGTCCTGCGCGTGGACTACACCCGCAACGCCGAGACGGTGCTGCAGGAGGGCGGCCTCGCCGGCAAGGTCCACAAGGACGCTGAGAAGAAGGACCAGATGAAGGCCGACCTCACGGCGCTGTTCCTGCCCCGCCAGCCCCCCATGCCCCTGAGCGAG gcagagcagctgatggagGAGTGGAATGAGGACCTGGATGGCATGGAGGGCTTCGTGCTGGAGGGGAAGAAATTTGCTCGCCTGCCTGAGGAGGAGTTTGGCCACTTCCACACCCACGACTGCTATGTCTTCCTCTGCAG GTACTGGGTGCCAGTGGAGtatgaggaggaagaggaaaagaagaagaagggtGAAGGCAAaggggaggagggtgaggaagaggaggaggagaagcagcctgAGGAAGACTTCCAGTGCATCGTCTACTTCTGGCAGGGCCGGGAGGCCTCCAACATGGGCTGGCTCACCTTCACCTTCAGCCTCCAGAAGAAGTTTGAGAGTCTCTTCCCTGGCAAGCTGGAG GTGGTGCGCATgacccagcagcaggagaaccCCAAGTTCCTCTCGCACTTCAAGAGGAGGTTTGTCATCCACCGGGGCAAGCGCAAGGACAGGGCCagcccaccccagcccagcctctaCCACATCCGCACCAATGGCGGGGCCCTCTGCACCAG GTGCATCCAGATCAACACAGATGCTGGTCTGCTCAACTCAGAGTTTTGCTTCATCCTCAAG GTGCCCTTTGAGAGCACAGACAACCAGGGCATTGTCTACACCTGGGTGGGCCGGGCAGCTGACCCTGACGAGGCCAAGCTGGCCGAGGACATCATGAACCAGATGTTTGATGACTCCTACAGCAAGCAG GTTATAAATGAGGGAGAAGAGCCTGAAAACTTCTTCTGGGTGGGCATAGGGAGCCAGAAGCCCTACGATGAAGATGCCGAATATATGAAACACTCCCGGCTCTTCAG GTGCTCCAACGAGAAGGGCTATTTCTCCGTGTCAGAGAAGTGCTCTGATTTCTGCCAGGATGACCTGGCTGACGATGACATCATGTTGCTGGACAACGGGCGGGAG GTCTACATGTGGGTGGGCACCCAGACCAGCCAGGTGGAGATCAAGCTGAGCCTCAAGGCATGCCAG GTCTACATCCAGCACATGCGCTCCAAGGACCCCGCACGTCCCCGCAAGCTCCGGCTGGTGCGGAAAGGCAACGAGCCCTGGCCCTTCACCCGCTGCTTCCACGCCTGGAGCGTCTTCCGCAAACCGCCTGCCTAA
- the MIEF2 gene encoding mitochondrial dynamics protein MID49 → MAEFTRRRGRRQEDTGLGSVLDLLLANARLVLGVSGAAVLAIATLAVKRLIDRATSPRDEGDPKAEQKTLEESWQDLALIKTTPKPPKKQRREDLSEPLLSPAQLLVPEPKVCVAPLETPQVASSPLHCLTLQEKLLSHYSSRLAVPEAQASLAPHLARSICVQLQKFLRNKCPELPFGSLFLRGPLLDGLGALTADDIHLMLPVVLDAALWTLIPGEDTVVGNPQYWMIKRTDLEYFPRGCSPWDRFIVGWYFSSKLLNETLHKMLVASINWPAIGSLLGSIIHPVVASQELKLEVKHDQVELSITLFPVVEMEDRVLLAAPPKGLVENLWLESFYRAEVSKVKELDAGDRGARQRCLCVLNSVCKSHPTLHKLSGSPLTHVVLHLSATASDWAEENLADRFQQVLEELVGYLEKGVLPSYFNHKINLFCELSEEEIEEMGLMLYRAVSEPELLLKEK, encoded by the exons ATGGCCGAGTTCacgcggcggcggggccggcggcagGAGGACACCGGGCTGGGCAGCGTCCTcgacctgctgctggccaacGCCCGGCTGGTGCTGGGCGTCAGCGGCGCGGCCGTGCTGGCCATCGCCACGCTGGCTGTCAAGAGG ctgATCGACCGAGCCACCAGCCCTCGTGACGAAGGTGACCCCAAAGCTGAGCAGAAGACCCTGGAGGAGAGCTGGCAGGACTTGGCCTTGATCAAGACGACACCAAAACCCCccaagaagcagagaagggaggACCTCAGTGAacctctgctctccccagctcagctcctggtgCCAG AGCCCAAGGTCTGTGTTGCCCCTCTGGAGACTCCTCAGGTTGCATCCAGCCCTCTGCACTGCCTCACGCTGCAGGAGAAGCTCCTCTCCCACTACAGCAGTCGGCTGGCCGTGCCCGAGGCACAAGCGTCCCTCGCCCCACATCTGGCCAGGAGCATCTGCGTCCAACTGCAGAAATTCCTGCGGAACAAGTGCCCGGAGCTGCCCTTTGGCAGCCTCTTCCTCAGAGGTCCCCTGCTTGATGGCCTCGGGGCTCTCACAGCTGATGACATCCACCTCATGCTGCCGGTGGTCCTCGATGCCGCGCTCTGGACCCTCATCCCAGGGGAGGACACGGTGGTGGGGAACCCCCAATACTGGATGATCAAGAGGACTGATCTGGAGTATTTCCCTCGTGGGTGCAGCCCCTGGGATAGGTTCATTGTGGGCTGGTACTTCTCCTCCAAGCTACTCAACGAGACCCTCCACAAGATGCTTGTGGCCTCCATCAACTGGCCTGCCATCGGCAGCCTGCTGGGGAGCATCATCCACCCCGTCGTGGCCTCCCAGGAGCTGAAGCTGGAAGTCAAACACGATCAGGTCGAGCTGAGCATCACCCTCTTCCCAGTGGTGGAAATGGAAGACAGGGTTCTTCTGGCTGCTCCTCCCAAAGGGCTGGTGGAAAACCTCTGGCTCGAGAGCTTTTACAGGGCAGAGGTCTCGAAGGTGAAGGAGCTGGATGCCGGTGACCGCGGGGCTCGGCAGCGCTGCCTCTGCGTCCTGAACAGCGTCTGCAAGAGCCACCCCACCCTGCACAAACTGAGTGGCAGCCCCTTGACCCACGTTGTCCTTCACCTCAGTGCCACCGCTTCAGACTGGGCAGAAGAAAACCTTGCTGACAGGTTCCAGCAGGTGCTTGAGGAGCTGGTGGGTTACCTGGAGAAAGGGGTCCTGCCTTCCTACTTCAACCACAAAATCAACCTCTTCTGTGAGCTGTCAGAAGAGGAAATTGAGGAGATGGGCTTGATGCTCTACAGGGCTGTGTCTGAGCCAGAGCTCCTGCTGAAGGAGAAATGA
- the TOP3A gene encoding DNA topoisomerase 3-alpha gives MTLPAGLFAVCGVRMLPQPWRLFSRAAEDVALQRIRRVLCVAEKNDAARGIADLLSNSRMRRREGFSKFNKIYEYDYQMFGQNVTMVMTSVSGHLLAHDFKMPFRKWHSCNPLALFDAEIEKYCPENYMDIKRTLEREVQQCQALVIWTDCDREGENIGFEIIHVCKAVKPNLQVFRARFSEITLHAVRTACQNLTQPDQKTSDAVDVRQELDLRIGAAFTRFQTLRLRKIFPDILADQLISYGSCQFPTLGFVVERFKAIQAFVPESFFKIKVIHDHEEGTVLFNWKRNRLFNHTACLVLYQMCMEDPVATVVEVGSKPKSKWRPLPLDTVELEKLASRKLKINAKETMRIAEKLYTQGFISYPRTETNIFPKELNLSALVQQQTQDPSWGAFAQRILDEGGPTPRNGNKSDQAHPPIHPTKHTTNLQGNEQRLYEFIVRHFLACCSQDAKGQETTVEIDIANERFIAQGLMILARNYLEVYPYEKWSDKVIPLYQKGSRFQPTTVEMVDGETSPPLLLTEADLIALMEKHGIGTDATHAEHIETIKTRMYVGLTADQRFLPGHLGMGLVEGYDSMGYEMSKPDLRAELEADLKLVCEGKKDKSVVLQQQVQKYKQVFIEAVARANKLDQALAQYFGEGTEITEQEEVYPAMPVAVRKCPQCNSDMVLKTKRNGGFYLSCTGYPACKTAVWFPDFVLDVARDESICAVCEPHPVHRLKFKFKRGSVPPVMPLEFVGCIGGCDEMLKELLDLKYLHRPSQPAPASQQGHHLQVSSSSSRASGENRQVRGTTNLAPRRLLSLNSTRTARAAPSAAADAGDNAVVCNCGVEALLLTVRKEGPNQGRQFYKCSSSTCNFFLWADQHSEDRSNAAPRGSALPQPFTGRGPAGFQRPGGGRGPELFGSNSSDSGGGTVCKCDQPAVTRTVQKEGPNKGRQFHTCSKPREQQCGFFQWADEAVEPGPSGDVSVNPSGSSGYSRGLGSKAKRPSNLASGATAKKPRTCSICHQPGHTRKNCPQNH, from the exons ATGACCCTCCCGGCGGGGCTCTTCGCTGTCTGCGGGGTCAGgatgctgccccagccctggcgTCTCTTCTCCCGGGCTGCCGAGGACGTGGCTCTGCAGAGGATCCGCAGGGTCCTGTGCGTGGCTGAGAAGAACGATGCTGCCCGAGGGATTGCAGATCTGCTCTCCAACAGCAGGATGCGACGG cgAGAAGGGTTTTCCAAGTTCAACAAGATCTACGAATATGACTACCAGATGTTTGGCCAG AACGTTACCATGGTGATGACATCCGTGTCTGGACACTTGCTGGCTCATGATTTTAAGATGCCCTTTCGGAAATG GCACAGCTGCAACCCTTTGGCTCTTTTTGATGCTGAAATTGAGAAGTATTGCCCTGAAAATTACATGGATATCAAG AGGACCCTGGAACGGGAAgtccagcagtgccaggctctGGTGATCTGGACGGACTGCGACCGAGAAGGAGAGAACATCGGCTTTGAGATCATCCACGTCTGCAAAGCTG TAAAGCCAAACCTCCAGGTTTTCCGAGCCCGTTTCTCAGAGATTACGCTCCACGCCGTCAGAACAGCCTGTCAGAACCTCACCCAGCCAGATCAGAAAACAAGTGATGCCGTTGACgtcaggcaggagctggaccTCAGGATAG gtGCTGCCTTCACCAGATTCCAGACACTGAGGCTCCGGAAGATCTTCCCGGATATTTTAGCGGATCAGCTGATCAGCTACGGCAGCTGCCAGTTCCCAACACTGGGCTTTGTGGTTGAACGCTTCAAAGCCATCCAGGCCTTTGTTCCTGAATCCTTCTTTAAAATCAAAG TGATACATGATCATGAAGAGGGCACTGTGCTCTTCAACTGGAAGAGGAACCGGCTCTTCAACCACACGGCCTGCCTGGTCCTTTACCAGATGTGTATGGAG GATCCAGTAGCAACTGTTGTTGAGGTTGGGAGCAAGCCAAAGAGCAAATGGAGGCCCCTGCCCCTGGACACTGTG GAACTGGAGAAGTTGGCTTCCCGcaagctgaaaataaatgcaaaggaaaCCATGAGAATAGCAGAAAAACTCTATACTCAAGG GTTCATTAGCTACCCCCGAACAGAGACCAACATTTTCCCCAAGGAGCTGAACCTCTCTGCTTTAgtgcagcagcaaacacaggaCCCCAGCTGGGGAGCATTTGCACAGAGGATTTTGGATGAGGGTGGGCCAACCCCTCGGAATGGAAACAAATCAGATCAGGCTCATCCTCCCATTCACCCCACAAAACACACCACTAACCTGCAG GGCAACGAGCAGAGACTGTATGAATTTATCGTGCGCCATTTCCTGGCTTGCTGCTCCCAAGATGCCAAGGGCCAGGAAACAACTGTGGAGATTGACATTGCTAACGAGCGCTTCATTGCTCAAGGATTAATGATCCTGGCCCGAAATTACCTGGAAGTTTATCCTTACGAGAAGTGGAGTGATAAG GTTATCCCACTGTATCAGAAAGGGTCTCGCTTTCAGCCCACTACAGTGGAGATGGTGGATGGGGAAACCAGCCCTCCATTGCTCCTCACAGAAGCGGATCTCATTGCTCTCATGGAGAAACATGGCATTG GGACCGACGCCACTCATGCCGAGCACATCGAGACCATCAAGACGCGGATGTACGTGGGTCTGACCGCGGATCAGCGCTTCCtcccaggccacctgggcatggGGCTGGTTGAAG GCTACGATTCCATGGGCTACGAGATGTCCAAGCCTGACCTTCgagctgagctggaggctgATCTGAAACTCGTCTGTGAAGGGAAGAAGGACAAATCTGTTGTGttgcagcagcaggtccagaAGTACAAGCAAGTCTTCATCGAAGCTGTGGCCAGAGCTAACAA GTTGGACCAGGCCCTGGCTCAGTATTTTGGAGAAGGCACAGAAATCACAGAGCAAGAGGAGGTCTACCCAGCAATGCCCGTGGCTGTTCGGAAGTGTCCGCAGTGCAACAGTGACATGGTCCTGAAGACCAAGAGGAACGGCGG GTTCTATCTCAGCTGCACAGGCTATCCAGCTTGTAAAACTGCAGTCTGGTTTCCTGATTTTGTGCTGGATGTGGCCAGGGATGAGAGcatctgtgctgtgtgtgaACCCCATCCCGTTCACAG ACTGAAGTTTAAGTTCAAGAGGGGCAGCGTGCCACCCGTGATGCCCCTGGAGTTTGTTGGCTGCATCGGGGGCTGTGATGAGATGCTCAAAGAGCTCCTGGACCTCAAGTACTTGCACCGCCCatcccagccagcaccagccagcCAGCAAGGTCACCACCTGCAggtcagcagctcctccagcagagctAGTGGTGAAAACAGGCAGGTGAGAGGGACCACAAACCTGGCACCGAGACGTCTGCTCTCCTTGAACTCCACAAGAACAGCTCGGGCTGCTCCCTCGGCCGCTGCGGATGCCGGGGACAACGCCGTGGTGTGCAACTGTGGGGTTGAAGCCCTGTTGCTAACTGTGCGGAAGGAAGGGCCCAACCAAGGCCGGCAGTTCTACAagtgcagctccagcacctgcaACTTCTTCCTCTGGGCTGATCAGCACTCGGAGGACAGAAGCAACGCGGCTCCGCGGGGCTCTGCGCTGCCCCAGCCCTTCACAGGAAGGGGCCCAGCAGGATTCCAGCGCCCGGGAGGAGGGAGGGGCCCAGAGCTCTTTGGAAGCAACAGCTCAGATTCAGGAGGCGGCACCGTCTGCAAGTGTGACCAGCCAGCTGTCACCCGCACTGTCCAGAAGGAGGGGCCCAACAAAGGGAGGCAGTTCCACACCTGCTCCAAGCCCCGTGAGCAGCAGTGTGGCTTCTTCCAGTGGGCAGATGAAGCTGTGGAACCAG GGCCTTCTGGAGATGTCTCTGTGAACCCCTCTGGCAGCAGTGGATACTCAAGAGGGTTGGGGAGTAAAGCCAAGAGACCAAGCAATCTGGCCTCAGGAGCCACTGCCAAGAAACCACGGACCTGTAGCATTTGCCACCAGCCTGGCCATACGAGGAAAAACTGCCCTCAGAACCACTGA